In Diabrotica undecimpunctata isolate CICGRU chromosome 4, icDiaUnde3, whole genome shotgun sequence, a single genomic region encodes these proteins:
- the LOC140438158 gene encoding uncharacterized protein, translating into MMKKMNQKFTFAEDELLIDLVKQHPALYNCKLKSYRDIVLRNKIWKQVGVSLNKSENDCKARWKHIRDYYRKRRNEAMKELGSSSQTMENSDFFKKNQNLLFLENTAIAETETASSLENNNLIDENPESSYTAKVLNSDEEVPDAETIQDSPVEAAATQSPTDAETNISMEVYENARETSKGSSRIKSKRKYQTFEENICMELKKSREGKTELSRNTLPLEYPPLNPAITTFFQSIATTVNSFIPQLQARAKMQIMNIVGQLELENISQQESMAQPTCPHYTTREIYSRPSSSGGSECHTDISHSYSQTQSVSSNINVKLEN; encoded by the exons atgatgaaaaaaatgAATCAAAAATTTACATTTGCCGAAGATGAGCTATTAATTGACTTAGTCAAACAACATCCTGCGCTTTATAACTGCAAATTAAAAAGTTATAGGGACATTGTTTTGAGAAACAAAATATGGAAACAGGTTGGTGTGAGTCTGAATAAATCAG AAAACGATTGTAAGGCAAGATGGAAACACATACGAGACTACTATAGAAAGAGAAGAAACGAGGCAATGAAAGAATTGGGCTCAAGCTCTCAAACAATGGAGAACAGtgacttttttaaaaaaaatcagaacTTATTGTTTTTGGAGAACACGGCTATAGCGGAAACAGA aaCTGCAAGCAgccttgaaaataataatttaatagatGAAAACCCCGAGTCTTCATATACAGCCAAGGTATTGAATAGTGACGAAGAAGTACCGGATGCCGAAACGATCCAAGACTCGCCTGTAGAAGCGGCAGCTACCCAATCACCGACAGACGCGGAAACAAATATCAGCATGGAAGTTTATGAAAACGCCAGAGAAACGAGTAAAGGATCGTCACGAATAAAATCAAAgaggaaatatcaaacctttgAAGAAAATATCTGTATGGAGCTAAAAAAAAGTCGTGAAGGGAAAACGGAACTCTCGAGAAATACTTTACCTCTTGAATATCCTCCTCTGAATCCAGCTATCACGACATTTTTTCAAAGCATCGCAACAACTGTAAATAGTTTTATACCACAGCTGCAAGCTAGAGCCAAAATGCAAATTATGAATATTGTGGGCCAGTTAGAGCTAGAAAATATATCTCAACAGGAGAGCATGGCACAACCTACTTGCCCACATTATACTACCCGCGAAATATATTCAAGACCTTCTTCCAGTGGCGGATCAGAATGCCACACTGATATTTCTCATTCGTATTCGCAAACTCAGTCTGTTAGTTCAAACATCAACGtgaaattagaaaattaa